A portion of the Pseudorasbora parva isolate DD20220531a chromosome 1, ASM2467924v1, whole genome shotgun sequence genome contains these proteins:
- the nsmaf gene encoding protein FAN, giving the protein MAFITKKDRVKERFSLLLLDLEEHYFEQHTAYNLTNISPEAHRRTSGSLKICSKSVIFEADDAKEPIIKIPLKDCSGISALEEALHNPFIESKPPCILIETKQIYLIKEENAVAPYKCQRGEKKVRFQLEASSLTEDVVQMLLQLHRASCLDKLGDQTAMIAAILQSRLARTCFDKNSLQDVTELPHMECVAEMVSPLVTNAGHVCITDRSLYFQPLNGYPDSVVQIGLHSVRRIYKRRHGLRPLGLEVFCTENDLRSDIYLKFYSTKERDELYYYIATFLENHIAEHTAESYMLQWQRGHISNYQYLLHLNNLADRSVNDLSQYPVFPWVISDYSSGQLDLLNPASFRDLSKPIGALNTERLERLLERYRDMPEPRFMYGSHYSSPGYVLFYLVRVAPEHMLCLQNGRFDHADRMFNSVGETWKNCLEGGTDFKELIPEFYGSDSSFLKNLLALNLGRRQGGGRVESVELPPWASDPDDFLQKMRLALESQFVSEHLHEWIDLIFGFRQKGSEAVASHNVFHPLTYEGGVDCDSIEDPDQKIAMLTQILEFGQTPRQLFVTPHPQRITPRFNSLSATASLSSCELSPGSPSMDSFEDLTEESKKMAWSNMDKLVSQSCHKIHKEAVTGIAVTLNGDSIFSTSQDSTLKMFSKDNGLQRSVSFSNMALSSCLMLPDEEIVVCSSWDNNVYFYSIAYGRRQETLMGHDDAVSHICWRDDKLYTASWDSTVKIWKCVAADVSSNKRMGFEPLAEFEHEAGVNALDLSPAGTLLATGTKEGTLTVWDISSPLPLNQLSCHSGKIHQLAFSPDSRHILSIGEDSCLAVTDVQTGMLIATVHAELEQRCFCWDGSTVLSGGASGDLSVWNLLSSKVTHTIPAAHSGAISCMWMSDQCSTIITGGVDKQIVLWKHQY; this is encoded by the exons GTTTTCGCTGCTGTTGCTGGATCTGGAGGAGCATTATTTTGAACAGCACACTGCATATAATCTGACCAACATCAGCCCGGAGGCACACAG GCGAACCAGCGGCTCATTAAAAATCTGTTCCAAATCCGTCATTTTTGAAGCTGATGATGCTAAGGAGCCTATTATAAAG ATTCCTCTGAAGGACTGCTCCGGGATCTCTGCGCTGGAGGAGGCGCTCCACAACCCCTTCATAGA AAGTAAACCTCCCTGTATTCTGATAGAAACCAAGCAG ATCTATCTGATTAAAGAAGAGAACGCGGTGGCTCCATATAAATGCCAAAGG GGAGAAAAGAAGGTCAGGTTCCAGTTGGAGGCGTCCAGTTTGACCGAAGATGTCGTTCAGATGCTGCTGCAG CTCCACAGAGCGTCCTGTCTGGATAAGCTGGGGGACCAGACGGCTATG ATTGCAGCTATACTACAGTCCAGGCTGGCAAGGACATGTTTTGATAAGAACAG tttaCAGGATGTCACCGAGCTCCCGCACATGGAGTGTGTGGCTGAAATGGTTTCTCCTTTGGTGACGAACGCGGGTCACGTTTGCATCACCGATCGCAGTCTTTACTTCCAGCCTCTGAACGGCTATCCT GATTCAGTGGTGCAGATCGGCTTGCACAGCGTGAGACGCATCTACAAACGGAGGCACGGACTGAGGCCTTTA ggccTGGAGGTGTTTTGCACAGAGAATGATCTGCGCTCCGATATCTATCTGAAGTTCTACAGCACTAAAGAGAGAGATGAGCTTTACTACTACATCGCTACTTTCCTTG aGAACCACATAGCGGAGCACACTGCGGAGAGCTACATGCTGCAGTGGCAGAGAGGTCACATCTCCAACTATCAGTATCTTCTGCATCTCAACAACCTGGCGGACCGCAGTGTGAACGATCTCTCACAGTACCCAGTGTTCCCCTGGGTCATCAGCGACTACAGCAGCGGCCAGCTgg ACTTGCTGAATCCTGCTTCATTTCGAGATCTCAGTAAACCCATCGGAGCTCTGAACACAGAGAGACTGGAGAGATTACTG GAACGCTACAGAGACATGCCTGAGCCTCGGTTCATGTACGGCAGTCATTATTCATCCCCTGGATATGTACTATTCTACCTTGTGAGAGTTG CCCCAGAGCACATGCTTTGCCTGCAGAATGGACGCTTCGATCACGCAGACAGGATGTTCAACAG TGTTGGTGAGACGTGGAAGAATTGTTTGGAGGGAGGCACTGATTTCAAAGAG CTGATTCCTGAGTTCTACGGCAGTGACAGCAGCTTTCTGAAGAATCTGCTGGCTCTGAATCTGGGCCGGAGGCAGGGAGGAGGCCGAGTCGAATCTGTTGAGCTTCCTCCATGGGCATCAG ATCCAGACGACTTCCTGCAGAAAATGCGTCTTGCGCTGGAGAGTCAGTTTGTGTCTGAACACCTGCATGAGTGGATCGATCTGATCTTCGGCTTCAGACAGAAGGGAAGTGAGGCCGTGGCCAGCCATAATG TTTTCCATCCGTTGACCTATGAGGGCGGAGTTGACTGCGATAG TATTGAAGACCCAGATCAGAAAATAGCTATGCTAACTCAAATATTGGAGTTTGGACAGACGCCACGGCAGCTCTTCGTCACTCCTCATCCTCAGAGGATCACTCCTCGCTTCAACAGCCTATCAGCGACGGCCAGCCTCAGCAGCTGTGAGCTTTCTCCAG GGTCTCCTAGTATGGATTCATTCGAGGACCTGACGGAGGAGAGCAAGAAAATGGCCTGGAGCAACATGGACAAACTTGTGTCGCAATCCTGCCACAAGATACACaagga AGCCGTGACGGGCATTGCTGTGACCCTCAATGGAGACTCCATCTTCTCAACTTCTCAAG ACTCTACACTGAAGATGTTCTCTAAAGATAATGGCCTGCAGCGAAGTGTGTCCTTCTCTAACATG GCGCTGTCGTCCTGTCTGATGCTGCCCGATGAGGAGATCGTCGTCTGCTCTTCCTGGGACAATAATGT ATATTTTTATTCAATAGCATATGGACGAAGACAAGAGACTCTGATGGGTCACGATGATGCTGTCAGTCATATTTGCTGGAGGGACGACAAACTTTACACGGCATCCTGGGACTCCACTGTGAAG ATCTGGAAGTGTGTTGCTGCGGACGTCTCCAGTAACAAACGGATGGGGTTTGAGCCGCTTGCTGAGTTTGAGCACGAGGCCGGG GTGAACGCGTTAGATCTGAGCCCAGCCGGCACACTTCTGGCCACGGGCACTAAAGAAGGAACGCTCACCGTTTGGGACATCAGCAGCCCACTGCCACTCAATCAGCTGAGCTGCCACTCAGGGAAGATCCATCAGCTGGCCTTCAGCcccg acagCAGGCACATCCTGAGTATTGGCGAGGACTCGTGTCTGGCAGTGACAGATGTGCAGACAGGAATGCTCATCGCTACTGTCCATGCTGAGCTGGAGCAGAG GTGCTTCTGCTGGGATGGCAGCACAGTGTTGTCTGGAGGAGCGTCTGGAGATCTCAGTGTGTGGAACCTGCTCAGCAGTAAAGTCACACACACAATCCCTGCTGCTCACTCAG gTGCTATATCGTGTATGTGGATGAGTGATCAGTGCAGCACGATCATCACTGGTGGTGTGGACAAACAGATCGTTCTGTGGAAACACCagtattaa